The Siansivirga zeaxanthinifaciens CC-SAMT-1 region AGCGCCTTCAGAAAATAGATTTTTCGATGGTGCAGCTATTGCAAATCTAACAGTGCATTATAACGGCAACTCCTACAAAACCAATAGTTTCGACCATGGCAATCCGCCAGAACCTATAGCGAAACTTGTTAAAGTAATGCTATCTATTTCAGAAAACATTGAATAGCAACTTATCTTATTGTATTTTTGTTTAAAAATTTATAATCGTGAGTATTGAAGCTATACAAAATGAAATAATAGACGAATTCGCAATGTTTGAAGATTGGGAAGAGCGTTACCAATATATGATAGATTTGGGGAAAGATTTACCCCTTATCGACGACCAATATAAAACCGATAGTAATATTATTAAAGGCTGTCAAAGTAAAGTTTGGGTACATGCAGAAATGCAAGACAACAAAATTATATTTACAGCAGACAGCGATGCCATTATTACTAAAGGCATTATTGCTATATTAATTCGAGTGTTTTCAAATCAGCATCCAAAAGATATAATTGATGCCGATATGGATTTTATAGACGCTATTGGATTAAAAGAACATTTATCTCCTACCCGAGCGAATGGCTTGGTAAGTATGATAAAACAACTTAAAATGTATGCTATAGCATATCAAACCCAGTTAAAATAGTTTAGTCGTTAAACCGTTTATTTGTTGATTTATTTCGAATAAACATCTCAACAATCAAACAAAATAAAATTAAAAAAATGAGTGAAGAAATAAATACCACCGATTTAGGTGAAAAAATTGTAAACGTTTTAAAAACCATTTACGATCCTGAAATACCTGTAGACATTTACGAATTAGGCCTTATTTACGATGTATTTGTAAATGAAGATTTTGATGTTAAAGTTTTAATGACGCTAACAACACCAAACTGTCCAGTAGCCGAAACGCTACCAATGGAAGTCGAGGAAAAAATTAAATCGCTTAACGAAGTAAATAGTGCAGAAGTAGAAATTACTTTCGATCCGCCATGGACTCAAGATTTAATGAGTGAAGAAGCTAAATTAGAACTGGGCATGCTGTAAATGAATTTACAGAACCTGTATAATTAAATCTCAAAAACTTAAATCGA contains the following coding sequences:
- a CDS encoding SufE family protein; translated protein: MSIEAIQNEIIDEFAMFEDWEERYQYMIDLGKDLPLIDDQYKTDSNIIKGCQSKVWVHAEMQDNKIIFTADSDAIITKGIIAILIRVFSNQHPKDIIDADMDFIDAIGLKEHLSPTRANGLVSMIKQLKMYAIAYQTQLK
- a CDS encoding DUF59 domain-containing protein, whose protein sequence is MSEEINTTDLGEKIVNVLKTIYDPEIPVDIYELGLIYDVFVNEDFDVKVLMTLTTPNCPVAETLPMEVEEKIKSLNEVNSAEVEITFDPPWTQDLMSEEAKLELGML